The genomic region GCATCCGCCTGCGCCCTGGCGACATCCTGTCACTGGGTGCCTTCGGCAAGCGCTTCACGCCCGAAGCCGGCAAGAGCTACCGGATGAGCTACGAAGGCCTGCCGGGCAACCCGTCGGTCATCGTCAATTTCCGCTGAACTTCGCCAGGCGGACATCGATGGCATCCAGATCCGCCTGCGCCTTGTCCAGCTGGCGGTCGTAGTCCGCCTGCAGGCCACGCATCTGCTCGAGCATGGCCTGATTCTTCTTCTCGTTGAACGTGGGGTCCCCGCCGCGCGAGGCGGCCAGGCGGGCCAGTGACAGGCGATTCAGTTCCGAATCACGCTTGGCACGCAGGTGCAGCACCATGCGCTGCTGCTGGCGACGCTCGACCAGCAGGGCGTCGTGCTCGGCATTGCCGGTGTCGGGCTTGGGATCACGCGCGATGATGTCCCTGCCATCGCTCTCTTTCAGGGTAGTCGCGCCTTGAACCGTCGTGGCGGTCATGGCCGCACTGGAAGCCTTGGCCACAGGTGCGCTCTCGGCAGCCGGCTGCGTGGCAGCCCAGGTCGGCACGGAAAGCATCAGCGAGGAAAGAAGCAGGACACGTTTGATCATGGTCTCACCACGGTGAAAGGATCCGCCGCGGGACGTGTCCGGAATGGACCGGGGTGGCCGAGGAGGCCCGGCCCCGTTCGTGCAGGGAGCCGTTCAGCCAGGGCACACGCCGTCGCGCAGGCGGCATGCGCCGAGTCTAGCGCCCGCGTGCGCGACGGGATGTGCCGCTTTTCTCGGACCGGTCAAGATCGTGTCAGCGGAAGCTGATGAGCGAGACCAGCAGGAAGATGGGCAGCAGGAAGGTGAGCGACCAGAACAGGTAGGCGAAGAAGCTCGGCATGCGAATGCCGCGATCTTCGGCGATGGCCTTGACCATCAGGTTGGGCGCGTTGCCGATGTAGGTGTTGGCCCCCATGAACACGGCACCGGCCGAGACGGCCATCAGCACCGGAGCCATCTCGTTCATCAGCACCTGCGGGTTGCCGCCGGCGGTGTTGAAGAACACCAGGTAGGTGGGCGCGTTGTCCAGGAAGGAGCTGAGCAGCCCGGTGGCCCAGAAATACATGATGGGGATGGGCTCGCCATCGGCGTTGTTGACGGCATGCACGACGCTGGCAAATGCCCCCTCGGTACCCGCCTGGAGCATGGCAATGACCGGGATGATGGTCAGGAAGATGCCGGCGAACAGCTTGGCCACTTCCTCCATGGGCGCCCAGGAGAACTGGTTGTCGGCGTGGATGGAAGCCGGGGTAATGCGCAGCGAGACGATGATGACCGCCAGCAGCCCCAGGTCACGCAGCAGGCCGGGCAGCGTGACTTCGGCGCCATAGACATCGAACGAGATCCCGGGTTTCCAGAGCCCGCTCATCAGGACCAGCCCAACCACCACGCCCAGCAACAGGACATTGGCCCAGCCCTGCAGCCCCAGGGGTTGCGCATCCGACACGGATTCGCGAGGCAGCACACCTTCCTTGCGGTACATCCAGCTGTCGAGCAGGAAGAACATGGCCAGCAGCAGCACCGACACCAGCAGCATGTCCCAGAACAGGTAGCGCATGGTCCAGCTGAACTCGACCCCCTGCAGGAAGCCCAGAAAGAGCGGAGGATCGCCCAGCGGGGTGAGCAGGCCGCCGATGTTGGACACCAGGAAGATGAAGAAGACGATGACGTGGGCCTGGTGGCGGCGATTGTCGTTGGCGCGAATGAGTGGCCGGATGAGCAGCATGGAGGCACCCGTGGTGCCCATGAAGCTGGCGATGGACGTGCCCAGCGCCAGCAATCCGGTATTGAGGATGGGGCGGCCACGCAATGTGCCACTGATGTGGATGCCGCCCGCGCAGGTAAAGAGGGCCGTGAGCAGCAGGATGAAGGGGATGTATTCACCCACGGCGGCATGCACGAGCCCATGCAGGGCGGCGCCGAAACCATGGATGAAGGCAAACGGCACCAGGAACGCCAGGGCCCAGCCCGCAGCGACCTTGCCGTAGTGATGGTGCCAGAACAGGGGCGAGATCAGCGGCATCAGGGCGATGGACAGCAGGATGCCGGCAAAGGGGATGCCCCAGTACAGGGACAGGCTGGCGCCATCGAGCGTCTCGGAAGAGGCCCAGGCAGGTGAGGCGGACAGGAGGAGAAGTAACAGCAGCAGACTGTTTCTGGAGGATTTCATGCGTGAAGGTCATACCCCGGTTGAGGTACACAATACACTTTGCTTTGGCATAAGCCAACACTGTCGGTTTGCCGACGTGGGCAGCAATGGTATTTTGCATGGGCCCTCCCGGCCCTTCCGTCATCCCATGTTCGAACGCATCTTCGCCCCCGCCTCGATCGATTCCCTGTTTTCGGACACCGCCATGCTGGCGGCCATGGCCCGCTTCGAGAACGGCCTGGCGCAGGCCCAGGCCTCGGTGGGCATGATTCCCGACGAGGCTGCCCGCGCCATCGGCATGGCCTGCCACGAACTGGGTGACCCGGCCGCCAGCGATGGTGCCAGCCACGACATTGCCCAGGGGCGCTTCGACCCGGCGCGGCTATACCCGGCTGCCCGCGTGGCCGGCACGCTGGCCATCCCCTTTCTGAAGGCACTGTCCGAATCGATCGGCACACGCTCGCCGGATGCGGTGCGTCACCTCAACCATGGCGCCAGCCACCAGGACCTGATGGACTCGGCACTGGCCATGCAGTGCAAGGAGGCCGGGCGGCGCCTGCAGGACATGCTGGAGCGGGTGGGCGCGGCCATCGTGCGACTCATCGAGGAGAACCAGGACACCCTGCTGATGAGCCGGCATCGGCTGCAGCCAGCCTCGCCCATCTACCTGGCGTGGAAGCTGGCCGGATGGCTGGATCCCCTGCAGCGCAGCCGACGCCACCTGCGTGCTGCGCTGCTGGATGTGGCCGTGCTGCAGTTTGGCGGGCCGGATGGCACGCTCTCCTCGCAAGGACCACAGACCGAACGCAGCCTGGCGGTGGCGCAGCGACTGGCTGACGCCCTGGGCCTGATGATGCCGGCCGCCTCGTGGCACACGACGCGCGACCGCTTCGTGCGGCTGGGCACCGAGCTGGCCATGCTGTGCGGGACGCTGGGCAAGATCGGGCAGGACATCGCACTGCTCACGCAGGCCGAGATCGGCGAGCTGCACGACGACGAGGCGGGTCGGCAAGGGCCGGCCGCCCTGCTGTGGCGCCCGCAGACGCCTGTGACCACGCAGCTGATGCGCGAGGCGGCCCAGCGTGCCCCGGGCCTGGCAGCCATCGTGCTGGGGGCCATGGACATCGAGCACGAAGGTGGGATGAGTCAGTGGCAATCCAGCTGGCACACGCTTCAACAGCTGTTTGGCGCCGCCGCCAGCAGCCTGGCTGCCGCCGAGGAACTTCTGGGCCGGCTGCAGATCGATCACGAGGTGATGGAGGCCAACATTGCCCGTCAGCACGAACAGAGCCTGCCGGCCACGCTGGTGCAGGCACTGGCCCCCAGGCTGGGCAAGGATGAAGCCCAGACGCTGATGGCGGAGCTGCTCGAGAGCGCCCACAAGAACGGCCTGTCATTGCGCCAGGCCCTGGGACGGGACGCACGCATCTCGTCGGTCATGAATCTGGGCGACCTGGAAAGACTGTTCGACCCCGCCGGCAATCCCGGCGCCACGGGGACGATGGTCAGCCAGATCGTGGAGGCCTGGCGTTCAGGGCGCTGAAGACCGATACGCCCAGCTCCGGACCCCACATCCGGGAAGCACCCCGGGAAGTCCGTGAACATGATTCTGAATGTTGAATGCAATATTCAGACATCGCGGGTCTGGAGACCGCCTGGCCGCGCTGTCCTTTGCTCAATGCATCAGCAGCGGCTGGTGCATGATGCCCTCGAACCCGGACAGGAAATGGTCGACTTCCTCGATGCTGGGCTCGGCGGCGATCAGCATCGAGACATCCTGCCGGAACTTGTCGGCCATCAGGCCGCCTATGAAGATTTCCCGCCGAGCCGCCTTGTCCATGATTTCATAACCACGGCAGATCCGGTCGGGCTGCTCGCCGTTGAACTCGACGATGCAGTAATTCGGGCTGTTGTAGATCATGTTCATCGTGTTGACTTCCCCAAACGACGGAAGCCAGTTTTGGGCATGGCGGCACTTTGCCACAGCAGCCCCCGATGATCGTTCCACCGCCTCCGATGAGCGTAGGCGTGCACGTGGGCCCAACCCCGATCACAGGGGTCATGTGGCCGAAACGGCGGCCGGTCCGGGAAGGCGCCGTCCGTTCTCCCGGGACGGGCCTGTGTGGCCAATCCCTGACGTTGTCGTCTCCCTGTCGGCCCCGGGATCCGGTCCTGAAAACCTGCCCGCAAAGAAGGCAGGCAAACCTGATCGTCGTCGGGGAAAGTCAGGACAAGGGATCAGGACCAGAGCGCCTGCAGGGTGTCGATATCCCGCTGCAGCCGAGCCAAGTCCGTACCTTGCGCCAATCCGAGCCACAATCGGTTGTCCAGACGCCAGACGGTTTCCCGTGACCGAAGAGCGGCGCTCAAGTTTGGCGTGGAATGTGCGATTTCCGCCGGATCCGTCGATCCTTGAGACACACTTCCCGCCGTTGCTTCCCCCGCGGCAAACCGCCAGTCATAGCCGCTGCGCCCCGTCTGCAACACGGCCTGCATCCACTGCACGCCCGGCGTTTCCAGCAGCGCCTGCAGTGCCTCCTGGGCCTCCTGCCGGGTAGGAACACCCACCTCGGGCAGCCAGCGGCGGACCAGCCGGAGAACCGGACCGCTCGTGACGGAAGCGCTCCTTGACAGGCCCTGTTCATCCAGCGCCATGGGGTCATGGTGGTACCACCGGCCATTAAGCCAGGTCGAACTGGCCCAGCCCGTGGCGGGGTCATGGCTGCCGCTGAGCACGGCCGCCGGCAGCGTCAGGGCCTGTCCTTCGTCAGCGCGAAGGCCTGAGCCCGTGGCCCGCACCAACGACACCAGCCGCAGGTGCTGATCAAACGGCGGCTGGCGCAGCTGATCCACGACGCGCAGCAGATGCTCGCCTTCGCGGGAAACCTCCAGATAGAGGTGCTTCCAGGCGGGCTGGCGCAGCAGCCGCACCAGGGTGGTGCGAAACACCGGGCCGCCCAGGCAGCAGATGCAGCCTGCCGTCAGCGTCTGATCAGGCGCACCGGTCGCACAAGCTGCCGGCGACAGCGACTGCACGGCCAGCGGCGTGGATGGCACCTCGCCCGCCTGCAACCACAGGCTGTCGTCCTCACCGGCGGGATTCAAGCCCCGACGCTGGGCACGAAGCTGCGCGATGCAGGCGCTACGGGCAGCGGCATCGGGTCCGCTGATCAGGGTGACGGTGCGACGAAGGGGAATGCCGGGTTCTGCCATGCCTGGAAACGACACTGGCAGCGAATGCGTCGCTGCCAGTGGTGCGTGCGGGTCTGTCGAAAAACCACCCGGGGAACGGGAGGACTGTCCAGGACCATGCCGGAGCACAAGGCCCTGGACGAAAGACCGATGATAGGCGAGCGCCCGGCAAAGATGCGGGGCGCCCGCGTGCGGATCAGTAGCCCGGATCGTTGCGGCGCTTGATCAGGCCTTTCTTCAGCAGGATGTCGAAGGCGTCGGTCAGCCCCCGATAGCGCGGCAGCAGGTCACGATATTCACTGACCTGACGGCGGCCATTGACCAGGAACAGCAACATGCGCAGCCGATCCGGCAGCTCGACATTGCTTCGCGACAACGCCAGGGCGCCCTTCATGGTCTGGATGAAGATTTCCTGGTCCTCGATCTCGGTGACCGGGCTCTTGACGAGTGCGTCGAGCTTGGTGGTCCAGTCCGTCGATCCGCCTTGAATCATGATGTGCCGTTCCTCGACTGGGATTCAGAAGTGCTGAATCCGGGGTTGCATCAGTGCCATGGACGGAAGTGTAGAAGGGGTGTGTCCAGGTTGCCGTGTCACTGTTCACACCGCGAAGGACGGCCTGGACCCATGCAACGGGGATGCCAACAAACCGACATTGCGCTGCGGAACTAACGCACGAAACAGGAGGGGACACACCAGTCGGACGACCGGCAATGGAGGGGTCTTCGCGAGGCCCGCCCAGGCGGCAGGCAGGCCTCAGGACTCTTTCTGGAAGCAGGCGCTTCCGCTGTGCTGGCGGACTACCCCAGGGATGATGTCCACGGGGCAGCACGCCTTTTCAGGCAAGCATCAGACCGACTGGGAAACGCCCCGGCGGTAGTTGCCCTTGGACAGGTCGATGCCCAGCTGCTTGAGCTTGCGGTACAGGTGGGTTCGCTCCAGTCCGGTGCGCTCCGCCACGCGGGTCATGCTGCCATGCTCGCGGTGCAGGTGGTGCTCGAAGTAGGCGCGCTCGAAGGCCTCACGGGCTTCGCGCAGCGGCACATTCAGCGGCAGATCGCGCACCATGATGGAGGGGTGCAGGTTCATGCTGGGCAGCCCGGAGACGGGTGCCGCGATGAACTGCGCGGTGGGCGAGCTGAGCGGCATGACCTGCTGCACGTTCTGGGAGCCCGGCACCTGCAGCATGGCCAGCGGCGTGTTGCTGGAGGGCGTGATAGTGCCCGGATAGCTGGGATGCACGGGTGCAGCCGGCGTGGCGCGCCCCTGCACCATGCCCTGGCGGCCCTTGGCCAGACCCTGTTCGACGGCCTTGAGCAGCTTCTGCAGTGCGATGGGCTTTTCCAGGAAGTCCATGGCGCCGATGCGGGTGGCCTCGACGGCGGTCTCGATGGTGGCATGGCCGGACATCATGATGACCGGCATGGTGAGCTGGCCCGATGCGACCCATTCCTTCAGCAGGCTGACGCCATCGGTGTCCGGCATCCAGATGTCCAGCAGCACCAGGTCCATCCGGGTGGCCGCCATGGCCTCGCGTGCACGCTGCGCGTTTTCAGCCAGCGTGACGACATGCCCTTCGTCACCAAGGATCTCGGAGAGCAACTCGCGGATGCCCATCTCATCGTCGACTACCAGAATCTCAGCCATTTCTTTTCCAGCAAATCCAACATCTGTCAGCAGAGAGCTTACAGGAGCCTGCCCGCCGTCGCGGCGTACAGACCGGCCGACCGATGTCCTGTTGATCATGCACCTCTAAAATTGTCTGCCTTTTTTACTAATTTCGCAAAAGCAATATACGTGTAAGCACCTGAAACAACTTGTTCCGTGCTGGCGACAGCGGATTCTTCCGTGTATGTATTATGCAACAACCCGGTGTCGTGGTGGTTGCCGACTTCGATCGTTCCACCATGTTCCTGAACGATCTTTTTCACGATGGCCAGTCCGAGTCCCGTTCCCTTGGCCTTCTGGCTGACGTAGGGCTCGAACACGCGGGCCAGCAATTCCGGCGGAAAACCGGGCCCGTTGTCCCTGACGCCCAGCCGGACACCGCTGCACTGGCCTGCTGCATTGTGGATCAAGTCGGTGCTGACCTCAATCATCCGGACGTCCTGCTTTTCAGTGGCTTCGCCAGAGTTCTTCAGCAGATTGTGGATAACCTGCCGCAATTGCCCCGCATCTCCCATGATCTGCGGAATATCAGGGTTCAATCGGGCAATGACCCGCAGGGTGGGATCCAGATCGGTGTAGAAGCCCAGCACTTCGGAAAGCAGCTCGTTCAGGTCCAGCGGCTCCAGCTTGGCAGCCGGCAGGCGGGCGTAGTCCCGGAATTCGTCGACCATGACCTTCAGTGCATTGACCTGGGTGACGATGTTGCGGGTGTTGCGAATGAGCAGCTCCTGCTCGGCCCCCGAGAGCACCCCTTCCAGCTTCAGCTGCAGGCGCTCGGCCGCCAGCCGGATGGGCGTGAGGGGGTTCTTGATCTCGTGAGCCAGCCGTCGGGCCACTTCACCCCAGGCGATGGCACGTTGTGCCGACACCACATCCGTGATGTCGTCAATGACCAACACATGGTCTCCGTCGACCTCCGGCAGCAGGGCGCCCCGCACCAGCAGCGTCTTGCCCTGCTTCACGCGCGCCACCTGACCGGATTCCGGCTCGGCGCCGATCACGATCTGTCGCTGCCAGGTACCACTTTCCGTGTCGAGCGCATCGCCGAACGCACGGGCGATCTCGGCCTCGAATTCGCCCAGGCTTCCCATGGCACCCAGCTGCTGACCCAGTGCCTTGCCCACTTCCATGCCCAGGATCTTCTCGGCACCGTGGTTGACCATGGTGACCCGAAAGCCCCGGTCAAAGACGATGACGCCGGCGCTGAGGTTGGCCAGCACGCTGGCCAGTCGGGCGTTGGCCTGTTCCAGACCCAGCCGGGTTCGCACCACTTGGCTGCGCGCCTCTTCCAGCTGACGCATCATGGCGTTGAAGGATTGCGTGAGAGCGCCCAGTTCGTCACGCCCCACGTAATCCTTCAACGGTCGGAAATCGCCTTCGGCCACGGCACGGGTGCCAGCTTCCAGCATCGACAAGGGTCCCGTCATCCAGCCCGCCAGCAGGAAGGCGGCGGCAATGGCCGAGAAGATGGTGAGCAGGACGGTGACGGTGAGCGTGACGCGGAAGATGCGCTTGAGTCCTCGTCGTGACAGCGACAGTTCCTGATAGTCACGGAAGCCCCCCTGCACGGCCTCGGCATTCTGGGCCAGCGCCATGGGCACGGGCTGCACGAACTGCAGGAAACGCAGCTCCTCGCGCACATCGGAGGAGATGATGGGCACCATCACCCGCATGCGCAGCGCCTGGTAGTTCTGGTCGGGGTTGTCCTCGCGCAGCTCATTGCCTTCGATGGCCGCGTAGTGATGGGCCAGGCGGGCCTGGCGCAGTGCGGTGGGCGAGGGCAGATCGGGCACCAGGGCGGCGTAACGGCCACCGCTGCTCTGGATGATGCGCCCGCCGCTCGTGAGGATCACGGCCTCGGAAATGCCGAAGCGCTCGCGCACACGGTCCAGGCTCTCGGACTGATGGCGCAATGACAGGCCGTTGAGATCGGACGCGGCCAGCCGTCCCTTGGCCACCACGTCCAGCAGCATGGAATCCAGGGTGGCTCGGCCCAGGCTCAGACCCGACTCCAGCGCCCGCTCCATGGGCACGTCGAACCACGATTCGATGGAGCGCTCCAGGAACTGGACGGCAATGAGATAGATGAGCAGGACCGGAATGACGGTCATCAGCACGAAGGCCAGCGCCAGCCGGGCCATCAGCCGGGTTCCGAACAGCCTCTGCCGGAAGCGCTGCATCAGCCGCCGGGCCAGCTCGATGGCGAGCACGGCCAGGGCCACGGCCACGCCGATGTTGAGCCACAGTAGAAGGCCGTAGTGCTGCTGGAAAAGACTGTTGTTGATGCTGGCCAGGGCCAGCAGCGAGAGCAGGACGGCGGCAAAGGCCACCGACAGCACCAGCGCCAGTCGCAGGACCCGGCTTACGGAGCGGGTGTCGGTTGGGTCGGTACGACGAAGCTGAGGCCTTTCCATTCCGATTGGGGATTCCAGTCCGAGTCGGTCAGCGCGGTGATCTGGAACGGCTTGGGCAGCTGGGCGGTGTCCAGCCGCATCCGGACGCGCACGATGTATTCTTCACCGGCATCGAGCCGGTCGATGGTGGTGACCGGCCAGTCGCGCAGGGCGGTCATCTGGGTGATGGCTTCATCCAGCGTGGCGTAGGATTCGCTGCCGCTGGCGGAATTGAGCCGGTATTGCCGCGTGAGTGCGTAATAGGAAAGACGCCACTCCATGTGGCCGCTGGCCGCCTTCTTGTTGAACCAGAACAGGCGCGGCCTGTAGATCTCGAACTCGGTGATGAAATGCAGGGGCAGACCGCGCGAGACGGCGTCCTTCAGGGCCGCGCTGAGGTCGACGGCGAACTGTGCCGAGAGCAGCACAGCACCATCGTCAGGTGAAAGATCGAGTTGAAGGGTCTTCACCTGCATCGATTCGCCGGCCAGGGCGGGCATGCCTTGCAACAGCAACGCCGCACCTGCCAGCGTCACCAGAGCACGACGCCTATTCACTGATGCTTGCTCAACAGCGCGTAGAAAAATCCATCATGTTCATGCAGCTCATCGCTACGGGGCAACAGCTGTCCGCCTTGGGGCCAGTCGGCCCAGCCAGGCACACGGACCTCGCGCTGCCACCGGCAATCCGCCTGTCTTGATGCAAATGCCGAAACGACCTTCTCTCCCTCCTCGGGAAAGATGGAGCATGTTGCATAAAGCAATGTACCACCGGGACGCAGCAGCGGCCAAAGCTTCTCCAGGAGCCGCGCCTGCGTGGCGGAAAATGTCGCAATATCACGACGCTGGCGATGCCAGAGCACGTCGGGATGGCGCCGCACGATACCCGAGGCGCTGCAGGGGGCATCCAGCAGGATCCGGTCGAAGGGCCGGCCATCCCACCAACTTTCGGGGTCTCCGGCATCGGCTGCCAGTACATGGGCACCCCAGACGGCTCCAGCGGCCTGTTCAGAGGCGGGTGTAGCCGCAACAGGAGCCTCGGTGGCATCCTGCGACAGCAGCGGTACACGGGCACGCTGAAGATTATTCGTAATTATGGATGCACGATCAGGGTCGATGTCGAGCGCCCAGACCTCGCAATCAGCCATCTCGAGCAGATGGGCCGTCTTTCCGCCCGGGGCCGCACAGGCATCCAGGATCCGCTCGCCGGGCTGAGGATCGAGCAGCTGGGCCGCACACTGGGCCCCGATGTCCTGCACGCTCATCAGGCCCTCGGCAAAGCCCGGGATGCGATCCACCGGCAGGGCCTGGTCCAGCACCAGCCCGTCCTGGCCCATCAGACGAAAGCCGATGCCGGCTTCCTGAAGCCGCGCAGCCGCGGCGAGCTGCCCGCCCTGACGACGGTTGGCCCGCAGGCTGAGCGGTGCACGCGACAGCGATGCCGTGAGGATCTCCTGCCAGCGATCGGGCCAGAGCTTGCGCACCTTGGCCACCCACCAGCCAGGATGGTTGAAGCGGGCCTCATCGGGCAAGGGCTCGGCCATCAGGCTGGCACGCTCGCGTGCAAAGCGACGCAGCGTGGCGTTGATGAAACCGGCCGCGCCCGGATGCGCCGCCCCTTCGGGCAGCTTGCCGACGGCCCGGACGGTCTGATCGATGATGACCGGCACCGGTCGGCGGGCATCGATGAGCTGGGCCATGCCCAGCGCCTGCAGGGCTGCCAGCAGCGGGGGGGGCTGGCGACGGTTGAAGCGCTCGCCCAGCCAGGCCAGCAGGCCCTGCTGGCGGGTGGCGTCATAGGCCATGTTGCGCACCGCCTTGGCAGACGCGCTGGGCAGTTCACGCGTGTGGTGGTCGATGCTCTCGTCCAGATGGGCACCGGCCAGCATGTCACGCAGGGACACCGCAGCCGCCACCAGCTCATCGGCCAGGGCGGCGCGCAGTACCGAGCCGCAGGGCCGGCTTTCGGCCTCGTGCGGTTTCTCGTCGGAGCCGGGCTGCGGTCTGGGCGACCCGGCATGTCTCCTCATCGATTCGGTGGCCACGGCCTCAGGCCGCCTGCCCGTTCGGGTTCATCGCCAGCAGGCGGCGCACCCTTTCCTCGGTACTGGGGTGCGTGGAGAACAGGTTGGCTAGGCTGCCGCCGGTCAGCGGATTCATGATCATCATCTGTGCAGTCTCGGGATGTGCCTCCGTAGTATGCAACGGAATGCCGGACGCATAGTGCTGGATCTTCTCCAGCGCCGAGGCCAGCGAACGCGGATCGCCTGCGATCTCGGCGCCCAGCCGGTCGGCCTCGAATTCACGCGCCCGCGAGATGGCCATCTGGATGAGCGAGGCGGCCAGCGGCGCCAGGATGGCCATGGCAATCGAGGCGATGGGGTTGGTGGGGCGCCCCTCCTCGTCACGGCCGCCGAAGAACATGGCGAAGTTGGCCAGTGCCGAGATGGCACCTGCCATGGTGGCCGAGATGGTGGAAATGAGGATGTCGCGGTGCTTCACGTGGGCCAACTCGTGCGCCATCACGCCACGCACCTCGCGGGCATTGAGCATGCGCAGCAGGCCCGTGGTGGCTGCCACGGCGGCGTTCTGCGGGTTGCGGCCCGTGGCGAAGGCGTTGGGCGCATCCTCGTCGATGAGGTAGACGCGCGGCATGGGCAGGCCGGCCCGCTGGGCCAGCTCCTGCACAGTCTGGTAGAACTGCGGCGCGGACGACGCATCGACCTCACGGGCGCGATACATCTTCAGCACCATCTTGTCCGAGAACCAGTAGGCGAAGAAATTGGAGACCACCGCGAAGCCCAGCGCCATGATCATGCCGTTCTTGC from Lautropia mirabilis harbors:
- a CDS encoding response regulator, with amino-acid sequence MAEILVVDDEMGIRELLSEILGDEGHVVTLAENAQRAREAMAATRMDLVLLDIWMPDTDGVSLLKEWVASGQLTMPVIMMSGHATIETAVEATRIGAMDFLEKPIALQKLLKAVEQGLAKGRQGMVQGRATPAAPVHPSYPGTITPSSNTPLAMLQVPGSQNVQQVMPLSSPTAQFIAAPVSGLPSMNLHPSIMVRDLPLNVPLREAREAFERAYFEHHLHREHGSMTRVAERTGLERTHLYRKLKQLGIDLSKGNYRRGVSQSV
- a CDS encoding DUF4390 domain-containing protein gives rise to the protein MNRRRALVTLAGAALLLQGMPALAGESMQVKTLQLDLSPDDGAVLLSAQFAVDLSAALKDAVSRGLPLHFITEFEIYRPRLFWFNKKAASGHMEWRLSYYALTRQYRLNSASGSESYATLDEAITQMTALRDWPVTTIDRLDAGEEYIVRVRMRLDTAQLPKPFQITALTDSDWNPQSEWKGLSFVVPTQPTPAP
- a CDS encoding sensor histidine kinase; translated protein: MERPQLRRTDPTDTRSVSRVLRLALVLSVAFAAVLLSLLALASINNSLFQQHYGLLLWLNIGVAVALAVLAIELARRLMQRFRQRLFGTRLMARLALAFVLMTVIPVLLIYLIAVQFLERSIESWFDVPMERALESGLSLGRATLDSMLLDVVAKGRLAASDLNGLSLRHQSESLDRVRERFGISEAVILTSGGRIIQSSGGRYAALVPDLPSPTALRQARLAHHYAAIEGNELREDNPDQNYQALRMRVMVPIISSDVREELRFLQFVQPVPMALAQNAEAVQGGFRDYQELSLSRRGLKRIFRVTLTVTVLLTIFSAIAAAFLLAGWMTGPLSMLEAGTRAVAEGDFRPLKDYVGRDELGALTQSFNAMMRQLEEARSQVVRTRLGLEQANARLASVLANLSAGVIVFDRGFRVTMVNHGAEKILGMEVGKALGQQLGAMGSLGEFEAEIARAFGDALDTESGTWQRQIVIGAEPESGQVARVKQGKTLLVRGALLPEVDGDHVLVIDDITDVVSAQRAIAWGEVARRLAHEIKNPLTPIRLAAERLQLKLEGVLSGAEQELLIRNTRNIVTQVNALKVMVDEFRDYARLPAAKLEPLDLNELLSEVLGFYTDLDPTLRVIARLNPDIPQIMGDAGQLRQVIHNLLKNSGEATEKQDVRMIEVSTDLIHNAAGQCSGVRLGVRDNGPGFPPELLARVFEPYVSQKAKGTGLGLAIVKKIVQEHGGTIEVGNHHDTGLLHNTYTEESAVASTEQVVSGAYTYIAFAKLVKKADNFRGA
- a CDS encoding BTH_I0359 family protein, whose translation is MNMIYNSPNYCIVEFNGEQPDRICRGYEIMDKAARREIFIGGLMADKFRQDVSMLIAAEPSIEEVDHFLSGFEGIMHQPLLMH
- a CDS encoding lyase family protein — protein: MFERIFAPASIDSLFSDTAMLAAMARFENGLAQAQASVGMIPDEAARAIGMACHELGDPAASDGASHDIAQGRFDPARLYPAARVAGTLAIPFLKALSESIGTRSPDAVRHLNHGASHQDLMDSALAMQCKEAGRRLQDMLERVGAAIVRLIEENQDTLLMSRHRLQPASPIYLAWKLAGWLDPLQRSRRHLRAALLDVAVLQFGGPDGTLSSQGPQTERSLAVAQRLADALGLMMPAASWHTTRDRFVRLGTELAMLCGTLGKIGQDIALLTQAEIGELHDDEAGRQGPAALLWRPQTPVTTQLMREAAQRAPGLAAIVLGAMDIEHEGGMSQWQSSWHTLQQLFGAAASSLAAAEELLGRLQIDHEVMEANIARQHEQSLPATLVQALAPRLGKDEAQTLMAELLESAHKNGLSLRQALGRDARISSVMNLGDLERLFDPAGNPGATGTMVSQIVEAWRSGR
- a CDS encoding sodium:proton antiporter, producing the protein MKSSRNSLLLLLLLLSASPAWASSETLDGASLSLYWGIPFAGILLSIALMPLISPLFWHHHYGKVAAGWALAFLVPFAFIHGFGAALHGLVHAAVGEYIPFILLLTALFTCAGGIHISGTLRGRPILNTGLLALGTSIASFMGTTGASMLLIRPLIRANDNRRHQAHVIVFFIFLVSNIGGLLTPLGDPPLFLGFLQGVEFSWTMRYLFWDMLLVSVLLLAMFFLLDSWMYRKEGVLPRESVSDAQPLGLQGWANVLLLGVVVGLVLMSGLWKPGISFDVYGAEVTLPGLLRDLGLLAVIIVSLRITPASIHADNQFSWAPMEEVAKLFAGIFLTIIPVIAMLQAGTEGAFASVVHAVNNADGEPIPIMYFWATGLLSSFLDNAPTYLVFFNTAGGNPQVLMNEMAPVLMAVSAGAVFMGANTYIGNAPNLMVKAIAEDRGIRMPSFFAYLFWSLTFLLPIFLLVSLISFR
- the htpX gene encoding zinc metalloprotease HtpX produces the protein MFNWIKTAALMAAITALFGVIGASIGGKNGMIMALGFAVVSNFFAYWFSDKMVLKMYRAREVDASSAPQFYQTVQELAQRAGLPMPRVYLIDEDAPNAFATGRNPQNAAVAATTGLLRMLNAREVRGVMAHELAHVKHRDILISTISATMAGAISALANFAMFFGGRDEEGRPTNPIASIAMAILAPLAASLIQMAISRAREFEADRLGAEIAGDPRSLASALEKIQHYASGIPLHTTEAHPETAQMMIMNPLTGGSLANLFSTHPSTEERVRRLLAMNPNGQAA
- a CDS encoding transcription antitermination factor NusB, giving the protein MRRHAGSPRPQPGSDEKPHEAESRPCGSVLRAALADELVAAAVSLRDMLAGAHLDESIDHHTRELPSASAKAVRNMAYDATRQQGLLAWLGERFNRRQPPPLLAALQALGMAQLIDARRPVPVIIDQTVRAVGKLPEGAAHPGAAGFINATLRRFARERASLMAEPLPDEARFNHPGWWVAKVRKLWPDRWQEILTASLSRAPLSLRANRRQGGQLAAAARLQEAGIGFRLMGQDGLVLDQALPVDRIPGFAEGLMSVQDIGAQCAAQLLDPQPGERILDACAAPGGKTAHLLEMADCEVWALDIDPDRASIITNNLQRARVPLLSQDATEAPVAATPASEQAAGAVWGAHVLAADAGDPESWWDGRPFDRILLDAPCSASGIVRRHPDVLWHRQRRDIATFSATQARLLEKLWPLLRPGGTLLYATCSIFPEEGEKVVSAFASRQADCRWQREVRVPGWADWPQGGQLLPRSDELHEHDGFFYALLSKHQ